A stretch of Phragmites australis chromosome 12, lpPhrAust1.1, whole genome shotgun sequence DNA encodes these proteins:
- the LOC133886789 gene encoding probably inactive leucine-rich repeat receptor-like protein kinase At5g48380 → MAVRSFCAALVQILFCFILCQLCYGTVSDIQCLKKLKASVDPNNTLEWTFNNNTEGFICGFNGVECWHPNENKILGLHLGSMGLKGRFPDGLENCSSMTSLDLSGNSLSGPIPADISKLLQYITNLDLSYNSFSGEIPEALANCSYLNAVNLQHNKLTGMIPGQLASLSRLIQFNVADNELSGQIPSYLSKFPPSNFANQDLCGRPLNNDCTATSSSRTGVIVGSAVGGAVITLIIIAVILFIFLRKMPAKKKEKVVEENKWAKTIKGAKGVKVSMFEKSVSKMKLNDLMKATGDFTKENIIGTGRSGTMYKATLPDGSFLAIKRLQDTQHSESQFTSEMSTLGSVRQHNLLPLLGYCIAKKERLLVYKYMPKGSLYDHLHQNSSEKKALEWSLRLKIAIGTARGLAWLHHSCNPRILHRNISSKCILLGDDYEPKISDFGLARLMNPIDTHLSTFVNGEFGDLGYVAPEYTHTLVATPKGDVYSFGVVLLELVTGEEPTHVSNAPENFKGSLVDWITYLSNNSILQDAIDKSLIGKDNDAELLQCMKVACSCVLSSPKERPTMFEVYQLLRAVGEKYHFSAADDELTMQPQNANAEDELIVAN, encoded by the exons ATGGCTGTTAGGAGTTTCTGTGCTGCTCTTGTCCAAATACTCTTCTGTTTTATTCTCTGTCAGCTTTGTTATGGCACAGTAAGTGATATCCAATGCCTGAAAAAGCTGAAGGCATCAGTTGATCCGAACAATACGTTAGAGTGGACATTCAATAACAATACCGAAGGATTCATATGCGGATTTAACGGTGTGGAATGTTGGCATCCCAATGAAAATAAGATTCTTGGTCTTCATCTTGGCAGCATGGGTCTTAAGGGCCGATTCCCTGATGGACTTGAGAATTGTAGTAGCATGACATCCCTGGATCTCTCAGGCAATAGCCTTTCTGGCCCGATCCCGGCAGATATCTCGAAGTTGCTGCAATACATTACAAACCTTGATCTATCGTATAATAGCTTCTCAGGGGAGATTCCGGAAGCACTAGCTAACTGTAGTTATCTCAATGCTGTCAATTTGCAACATAATAAATTGACTGGAATGATCCCAGGGCAGCTTGCTTCTCTTAGTCGCCTAATCCAGTTTAATGTTGCCGACAATGAATTGTCAGGGCAGATTCCTTCGTATTTGAGCAAATTTCCACCCTCCAATTTTGCAAATCAAGACCTTTGTGGAAGGCCTCTGAACAATGATTGCACTGCCACTTCAAGTAGTCGTACTGGGGTAATTGTTGGTTCTGCTGTTGGTGGTGCAGTTATAACTTTAATAATAATTGctgttattttattcattttCTTGCGGAAAATGCCtgcaaagaagaaggaaaaggttGTAGAAGAAAATAAGTGGGCCAAGACTATTAAGGGAGCAAAAGGAGTGAAG GTATCGATGTTTGAGAAATCAGTTTCAAAGATGAAGTTGAATGATCTCATGAAAGCAACAGGCGATTTTACAAAGGAAAACATTATTGGAACTGGTCGATCAGGAACTATGTACAAAGCTACACTTCCAGATGGTTCATTCCTTGCTATCAAGAGGTTGCAGGACACTCAGCATTCGGAGAGCCAATTCACGTCTGAGATGTCAACACTTGGAAGTGTAAGGCAACACAACTTACTTCCTCTTTTGGGATACTGTATTGCTAAGAAAGAGAGGCTTTTGGTGTACAAGTacatgcccaagggttctctTTATGATCATTTGCACCAAAATAGCAGTGAGAAAAAAGCATTAGAATGGTCACTGAGGCTAAAAATTGCCATTGGGACTGCTAGAGGATTGGCGTGGCTTCATCACAGTTGCAACCCCCGAATTCTTCATCGGAACATTAGTTCTAAGTGCATATTGCTCGGTGATGACTATGAGCCTAAGATTTCTGATTTTGGTTTGGCAAGGCTTATGAATCCCATTGACACCCACCTGAGCACATTTGTAAATGGTGAGTTTGGTGACTTGGGGTATGTAGCTCCTGAATACACACACACCCTTGTGGCCACTCCAAAAGGGGACGTTTATAGCTTTGGAGTTGTCTTGCTTGAACTCGTCACTGGTGAAGAGCCCACACATGTGTCAAATGCCCCAGAGAACTTCAAAGGGAGTTTGGTGGATTGGATAACATACCTATCAAACAACTCTATACTTCAGGATGCGATTGACAAGTCCTTGATTGGGAAGGACAACGATGCTGAGCTGCTTCAATGCATGAAGGTTGCGTGTTCTTGTGTGCTTTCTTCTCCAAAGGAAAGGCCTACAATGTTTGAAGTTTACCAGCTTCTGAGAGCTGTTGGAGAGAAATATCATTTCAGTGCTGCTGACGATGAATTGACAATGCAACCTCAAAACGCCAATGCTGAAGATGAACTTATTGTAGCAAACTAG
- the LOC133886306 gene encoding uncharacterized protein LOC133886306 — protein sequence MTGCETCPGTQLGVGSRQPALQQPPATQPAGGRHSADGQTAEAQTGDASRGSPGRSSGCRYSVAASPVGIRRFGWLAGGSGSSTHGCSGRHPSVCASAARRGAAAAGAQLGVSRRQVPRSAVAGGAVAAQRGHEVGRASGVGEATSYGSARGELPFGGSDVTELGTGALRQPAGPQGVGEAAGGQAVGGSAAGGPAQGFSDSQMGSGRLGAP from the exons ATGACGGGCTGTGAGACGTGCCCAGGCACCCAGCTAGGGGTCGGCAGCCGCCAGCCGGCACTGCAGCAGCCACCAGCCACTCAGCCAGCAGGGGGTCGGCACTCGGCAGACGGGCAGACCGCAGAGGCGCAGACGGGCGACG CTAGCAGGGGGTCGCCGGGTCGGAGCTCAGGGTGTCGGTACTCAGTCGCCGCCTCGCCGGTCGGGATTCGCCGATTCGGGTGGTTGgcaggcggcagcggcagctcGACGCACGGATGCAGTGGCCGTCACCCGTCAGTCTGTGCCTCGGCGGCTCGAcgcggcgccgcggcggccggcgcccaGCTAGGGGTCAGCAGACGGCAGGTCCCGAGGTCCGCAGTCGCAGGTGGCGCCGTGGCGGCTCAGCGTGGCCACGAGGTGGGTCGGGCGTCGGGCGTCGGCGAGGCGACGAGCTACGGTTCGGCGCGCGGCGAGCTACCGTTCGGTGGTAGCGATGTGACGGAGCTTGGCACTGGCGCACTGCGGCAACCGGCAGGGCCGCAGGGGGTCGGCGAGGCGGCAGGGGGTCAGGCGGTCGGCGGCTCAGCGGCCGGCGGCCCGGCGCAGGGATTCTCAGATAGTCAGATGGGGAGTGGGAGGCTGGGAGCGCCGTGA
- the LOC133887428 gene encoding polygalacturonase-like — MGAPSVLALVASVVTMAIAMAAAEYNVVDYGARPDGRTDSATAFLAAWAAACNDTGATATPVMRVPAGRFLISQAYFKGPCRSDAGVVVAVDGTVLAPAAVDNTSWIMFHYAHGLEIGGGTLDGQGQAYWACKTAGRRCPPGTTTLKISQSKNVSVTRLTLLNSKNVHMSIYDSTGVTLQGVRIVAPADSPNTDGVHVQLSSGVRILSATVGTGDDCVSLGPGTSDVLITNIKCGPGHGISIGSLGGEAGEAGVQNVTVEGVTLTGTQNGLRIKTWGQPNSGSVTGVSFGRVTMRGVHNPIIVDQNYCPGNIGSCPGKSSGVKITEVVYTDIEGTSATPVAVRFDCSGTNPCTGIRLKDVNLTYQGKAAQSLCKNAHGSASGVVNPPSCL, encoded by the exons ATGGGCGCTCCGAGTGTTCTCGCGCTCGTGGCGTCCGTGGTGACCATGGCGATTGCCATGGCTGCGGCGGAGTACAACGTGGTGGACTACGGCGCGCGGCCCGACGGCCGGACGGACTCTGCGACGGCGTTCCTCGCTGCGTGGGCCGCAGCGTGCAACGACACGGGTGCTACGGCCACCCCGGTGATGCGCGTGCCGGCTGGCCGGTTCTTGATCAGCCAGGCCTACTTCAAGGGCCCGTGCCGGAGCGACGCCGGCGTGGTCGTCGCTGTCGACGGAACCGTGCTCGCGCCGGCGGCCGTGGACAACACGTCGTGGATCATGTTCCACTACGCCCACGGCCTGGAGATCGGCGGCGGGACGCTGGACGGGCAGGGGCAGGCGTACTGGGCGTGCAAGACGGCCGGCCGGCGATGCCCGCCCGGCACCACG ACGCTTAAAATCAGCCAATCCAAGAACGTGAGCGTGACGCGGCTGACGCTGCTGAACAGCAAGAACGTGCACATGTCCATCTACGACAGCACCGGCGTGACGCTGCAGGGCGTCAGGATCGTCGCGCCGGCCGACAGCCCCAACACCGACGGCGTCCACGTTCAGCTTTCGAGCGGCGTGCGCATCCTCAGCGCGACCGTCGGCACGGGCGACGACTGCGTCTCGCTGGGGCCTGGCACCTCCGATGTGCTCATCACGAACATCAAGTGCGGCCCGGGCCACGGCATCAG CATTGGGAGCCTGGGCGGGGAGGCCGGCGAGGCGGGGGTGCAGAACGTGACGGTGGAGGGGGTGACGCTAACGGGCACACAGAACGGCTTGCGGATCAAGACGTGGGGGCAGCCCAACAGCGGGTCCGTCACCGGCGTCTCCTTCGGGCGCGTCACCATGCGCGGCGTGCACAACCCCATCATCGTCGATCAGAACTACTGCCCCGGCAACATCGGCAGCTGCCCCGGCAAG AGTTCCGGTGTGAAGATCACCGAGGTGGTGTACACGGACATCGAGGGGACGTCGGCGACGCCGGTGGCGGTGCGGTTCGACTGCAGCGGCACCAACCCGTGCACCGGGATCAGGCTCAAGGACGTCAACCTGACGTACCAGGGCAAGGCGGCGCAGTCCTTGTGCAAGAATGCCCACGGCTCGGCGTCCGGAGTTGTCAACCCGCCGAGCTGCCTGTGA